One Pseudomonas sp. FP1742 genomic window carries:
- a CDS encoding OmpW family protein codes for MHKSLLSASLFALALAAPLAHAHTAGDIIVRAGAITVNPEADSSSVKVDQGPLKGADLGGKATMSSDTQLGLNFAYMITNNLGIELLAASPFQHDVKLKGTSLGAANGKLGTLKHLPPTLSLVYYPLDATSPFQPYIGGGINYTWIYDENLSSEARANGFSNFKTENSWGLAWQVGADYMLTDNVMINAQVRYIDIDTRATVENDAVAPGTRARVNVDVDPFIYMVGLGYKF; via the coding sequence ATGCACAAGTCATTGCTCAGCGCTTCGCTGTTCGCCCTCGCGCTCGCTGCCCCGCTCGCCCATGCTCACACCGCCGGCGACATCATCGTTCGGGCCGGTGCGATCACCGTCAATCCGGAAGCCGACAGCTCCAGCGTCAAGGTCGATCAGGGCCCACTGAAGGGCGCCGACCTGGGTGGCAAGGCCACCATGAGCAGCGACACGCAACTGGGTCTGAACTTCGCCTACATGATCACCAACAACCTGGGGATCGAACTGTTGGCGGCCTCGCCGTTCCAGCATGACGTGAAGCTCAAAGGCACCTCGCTGGGCGCTGCCAACGGCAAACTCGGCACTCTGAAACACCTGCCGCCAACCCTGAGCCTGGTCTACTACCCGCTGGACGCCACGTCCCCGTTCCAGCCGTACATCGGCGGCGGCATCAACTACACTTGGATCTACGACGAAAACCTCAGCAGCGAAGCCCGCGCCAACGGCTTCAGCAACTTCAAGACGGAAAACTCCTGGGGTCTGGCCTGGCAGGTCGGTGCTGACTACATGTTGACCGACAACGTGATGATCAACGCCCAGGTCCGCTATATCGACATCGATACCCGTGCGACCGTGGAAAACGATGCCGTCGCGCCGGGCACCCGCGCACGGGTGAACGTGGACGTCGATCCGTTCATCTACATGGTCGGTCTGGGTTACAAATTCTAA
- a CDS encoding NAD-dependent epimerase/dehydratase family protein has product MADGPVLITGGAGFIGSHLTDALLAKGHSVRILDDLSTGKRSNLPLDNPLVELIEGDVADAALVAQAMIGCSAVAHLAAVASVQASVDDPVKTHQSNFIGSLNVCEAMRQAGVKRVLYASSAAVYGNNGEGESIDEDTPKAPLTPYAVDKLASEHYFDFYRRQHGLEPVIFRFFNIFGPRQDPSSPYSGVISIFSERAQKGLPITVFGDGEQTRDFVYVEDLVDVLVQAIEKPQVEVGAVNVGWNQATTLKQMLEALEAVVGKLPPVSYGPARSGDIRHSRANNRRLLERFTYPEQTPMSVGLARLLGH; this is encoded by the coding sequence ATGGCTGACGGCCCTGTTTTAATCACCGGCGGCGCCGGTTTCATCGGTTCGCACCTGACCGACGCCTTGCTCGCCAAAGGGCACTCGGTACGCATTCTCGATGACCTGTCCACCGGCAAACGCAGCAACTTGCCGCTGGACAATCCCCTGGTCGAACTGATTGAAGGCGATGTCGCCGATGCCGCCCTGGTGGCGCAGGCGATGATCGGTTGCAGCGCAGTGGCGCACCTGGCCGCGGTGGCTTCGGTGCAGGCCTCGGTGGATGATCCGGTGAAGACTCACCAGAGCAATTTCATCGGCTCGCTGAATGTCTGCGAAGCCATGCGTCAGGCCGGCGTCAAGCGGGTGCTGTACGCATCCAGCGCAGCGGTCTACGGCAACAATGGCGAAGGCGAGTCAATCGACGAAGACACGCCCAAGGCCCCGCTGACACCGTACGCGGTGGACAAGTTGGCGAGCGAGCACTACTTCGATTTCTATCGCCGCCAGCATGGTCTGGAGCCGGTGATCTTCCGTTTCTTCAATATCTTCGGCCCACGTCAGGATCCGTCCTCGCCGTACTCCGGGGTGATCAGCATTTTCAGCGAGCGCGCGCAGAAAGGCTTGCCGATCACTGTGTTCGGGGATGGCGAGCAGACTCGGGATTTTGTCTACGTCGAAGACCTGGTGGACGTGCTGGTGCAAGCCATCGAGAAACCCCAGGTCGAGGTCGGCGCGGTGAATGTCGGCTGGAATCAGGCGACGACCCTCAAGCAGATGCTTGAAGCCCTTGAAGCGGTGGTGGGCAAGCTGCCGCCCGTTAGTTATGGCCCGGCGCGTTCCGGTGACATCCGCCATTCACGAGCGAATAACCGGCGATTGCTGGAGCGGTTTACCTACCCGGAGCAGACGCCAATGAGCGTTGGCCTGGCGCGGTTGTTGGGGCACTGA
- a CDS encoding sugar nucleotide-binding protein produces MRMRLMLLGGGNALGQALIRLGAEEDIGFLAPRPPQDGWDAASLTQLLDDTRPDALINLAYYFDWFQAETVSEQRLAGQERAIERLAELCQHHNIVLVQPSSYRVFDGSRATAYSEKDEPVPLGLRGQALWRIEQSVRATCPQHVLLRFGWLLDDSPDGILGRFLARAEKAEELLMADDRRGNPTPVDDAARVIISVLKQLDCAAPLWGTYHYAGHEATTPLALGQAILTEARALHPLAIEAPTAQAHAARPDAAEEPQHAVLACKKILHTFGIKPRAWRAALPGLLDRFYRHG; encoded by the coding sequence ATGCGAATGCGCCTTATGTTACTGGGCGGCGGAAATGCCCTTGGGCAGGCGCTGATTCGCCTCGGTGCGGAGGAAGACATCGGTTTCCTCGCCCCCCGCCCACCGCAAGACGGCTGGGACGCCGCAAGCCTGACGCAACTGCTCGACGATACCCGTCCAGATGCGTTGATCAATCTCGCCTACTATTTCGACTGGTTCCAGGCCGAGACCGTCAGCGAACAGCGTCTGGCCGGGCAGGAGCGCGCCATCGAGCGGCTGGCCGAATTGTGCCAGCATCACAACATCGTGCTGGTGCAACCGTCGAGTTATCGCGTGTTCGATGGCTCCCGGGCGACCGCCTACAGCGAAAAAGACGAACCGGTGCCGCTGGGCCTGCGCGGTCAGGCCCTGTGGCGAATCGAGCAAAGCGTGCGCGCTACCTGTCCGCAGCATGTGCTGCTGCGCTTCGGCTGGCTGCTCGATGACAGCCCCGACGGCATCCTCGGGCGATTCCTGGCCCGGGCCGAGAAAGCTGAAGAACTGCTGATGGCGGATGATCGTCGCGGTAATCCGACACCGGTGGACGACGCCGCCCGAGTGATCATTTCGGTGCTCAAGCAACTCGATTGCGCGGCGCCGCTGTGGGGCACCTACCACTACGCCGGGCATGAGGCGACCACGCCGCTGGCACTGGGGCAGGCAATCCTTACCGAAGCACGAGCCCTGCACCCGCTGGCCATCGAAGCGCCGACCGCCCAGGCTCACGCCGCGCGGCCCGACGCCGCCGAAGAGCCGCAACACGCGGTGCTGGCCTGCAAGAAAATTCTGCACACTTTCGGGATCAAGCCCCGCGCCTGGCGCGCGGCACTCCCGGGCTTACTGGATAGGTTTTATCGCCATGGCTGA
- a CDS encoding DEAD/DEAH box helicase: protein MNLPIPTDAALAGFHPAVSAWFSNTFATATAAQARAWPLIRQRRSTLIAAPTGSGKTLTAFLAVLDDLVHRGLENPDGLPDETLVVYVSPLKALSNDIQINLQNPLAGITEQLRLMGLPDVPISTAVRTGDTPQKDRSAMRKTAPHILVTTPESLYVLLGSDSGRKMLGTTQTVIVDEIHAIAASKRGSHLALSLERLQALCPQPLVRIGLSATQKPIEAVSRFLVGRDRDCEIIDIGHARPRDLDIEVPPVPLSAVMANDVWELVYDRLAALAREHRTTLIFVNTRRLAERLSRHLSERLGKDAVAAHHGSLAKEFRLDAEQRLKRGELQVLIATASLELGIDIGDVDLVCQIASPRSIAGFLQRVGRSGHQVGGTPKGRLFATTRDDLIECAALLDCVRRGELDTLLIPEAPLDVLAQQIIAEVSCQEWQEQALLEMLRKASPYANLDEKHYQALLHMLAEGYNGRLGIRSAYLHRDAVSRTLRGRRGAKLTAVTSGGTIPDNADYSVLLEPQGLNIGSVNEDFAVESIAGDIFQLGNTSYRILRVETGKVRVEDALGQPPTIPFWLGEAPGRSDELSFAVARLQAQLDELLAATPGDLQPALDWLTDTLGLNLASAEQLVDYLARARLTLGALPSQDTLVMERFFDESGGTQLIIHSPFGSRINRAWGLALRKRFCRTFNFELQAAASEDAIVLSLSTSHSFELEDVWRYLHSNSAEHTLIQAVLEAPLFGVRWRWNAGVALALPRYSGGRKVPPQIQRMKSEDLIASVFPDQIACVENLAGEREIPDHPLVEQTLDDCLHEAMDSEGWLALLRRMEQGDIRLISRDLPAPSPLAAEILSARPYTFLDDAPLEERRTQAVLNRRWSDPQSTDDLGALDAEAIAAVRDEAWPTPTGLDEMHEALMSLACITDAEAQANPNWLEWLNTLADSGRASRLQINIGQSLWLALERLTCLKAIYPQAKLLSPLEPLPGFDETWEPGEAVLEVIRARLSAFGPLPLKAIAEPLGLPATQVTQALAQLEREGYVLRGQFTPREGEEEWCERHLLARIHRYTVKRLRREIEPVALQDFMRFLFDWQHLSTASRGQGSAVLPAIISQFEGYPAAASAWDSDILPARLKDYSATWLDELCRSGKLVWTRLTARNKSTGTALRSTPILLLPRSQVGLWSSLTEQTPVSELSPKTQKVHEALSQHGALFFDELIHEAHLLRSELEIALQELVGAGLVNADSFAGLRALITPASKRQNRSSRRGRGAFVGGMDDAGRWALLRRGAAAPAVDKPVVDKQRPTSTPTETLEHIAMTLLRRYGVVFWRLLEREADWLPSWRELLRTFHRLEARGEIRGGRFVSGLAGEQFALPEAIPLLREVRRRPHDGSLIAVCGVDPLNLAGTLLPGAKVPALASNRLVYRDGLPAAAEIAGKQQFWLELDQKSTTEVRNTLIRHSPL from the coding sequence ATGAATCTGCCCATCCCCACGGACGCTGCCCTGGCAGGCTTTCACCCCGCCGTCAGCGCCTGGTTCAGCAATACCTTCGCGACGGCCACCGCCGCCCAGGCCCGGGCGTGGCCGTTGATCCGCCAGCGCCGCTCGACGCTGATTGCCGCGCCCACCGGTTCCGGCAAAACCCTCACCGCGTTTCTGGCGGTGCTCGACGATCTGGTCCATCGCGGCCTGGAAAACCCCGACGGCCTGCCGGACGAAACCCTGGTGGTCTACGTTTCGCCGCTCAAGGCCCTGTCCAACGACATCCAGATCAACCTGCAAAACCCGCTGGCCGGCATCACCGAGCAGTTACGCCTGATGGGCCTGCCCGACGTGCCGATCAGCACCGCCGTGCGTACCGGCGATACACCGCAAAAAGACCGTTCGGCCATGCGCAAAACCGCGCCGCACATTCTGGTGACCACTCCGGAATCCCTTTACGTGTTGCTCGGCTCCGACTCCGGCCGAAAAATGCTCGGCACCACGCAAACGGTGATCGTCGACGAAATCCACGCCATCGCCGCCAGCAAACGCGGCAGTCACCTGGCCCTGAGCCTGGAACGCCTGCAAGCGCTTTGCCCGCAACCGCTGGTGCGGATCGGCCTGTCCGCCACGCAAAAACCCATCGAAGCGGTGTCGCGTTTTTTGGTTGGTCGTGATCGCGACTGCGAAATCATCGACATCGGCCATGCCCGCCCACGGGATCTCGATATCGAAGTGCCGCCCGTGCCGTTGTCGGCGGTGATGGCCAACGACGTCTGGGAGCTGGTCTATGACCGCCTCGCCGCCCTCGCCCGCGAACACCGGACCACGCTGATTTTCGTCAACACCCGGCGCCTGGCCGAACGCCTGAGCCGACACTTGAGCGAACGCCTCGGCAAAGACGCGGTGGCCGCCCACCATGGCAGCCTGGCCAAGGAGTTTCGCCTGGACGCCGAGCAACGACTCAAACGCGGTGAGCTGCAAGTGCTGATCGCCACCGCCTCGCTGGAACTGGGGATTGATATCGGCGACGTCGACCTGGTGTGCCAGATCGCTTCGCCACGCTCGATTGCCGGTTTTCTGCAACGGGTCGGCCGTTCCGGGCACCAGGTCGGCGGCACGCCCAAGGGCCGGTTGTTCGCCACCACCCGTGACGACCTGATCGAATGTGCCGCCCTGCTCGACTGCGTGCGCCGCGGCGAACTCGACACCTTGCTGATCCCCGAAGCGCCACTGGACGTGCTGGCCCAGCAGATCATCGCCGAGGTCAGTTGCCAGGAATGGCAGGAGCAGGCGCTGCTGGAAATGCTGCGTAAGGCCTCGCCTTACGCCAACCTCGACGAAAAACACTATCAGGCTCTGCTGCACATGCTCGCCGAGGGCTACAACGGTCGCTTGGGCATTCGCAGCGCCTACCTGCACCGGGACGCGGTAAGCCGCACCCTGCGTGGCCGTCGGGGCGCCAAACTGACCGCCGTGACCAGCGGCGGGACGATTCCGGACAACGCCGACTACAGCGTATTGCTGGAGCCTCAGGGGCTGAACATCGGCAGCGTCAACGAAGACTTTGCGGTGGAAAGCATTGCCGGGGATATCTTTCAGTTGGGCAATACGTCGTATCGAATCCTGCGGGTGGAAACCGGCAAGGTCCGGGTCGAAGACGCTCTGGGTCAGCCGCCGACCATTCCGTTCTGGCTCGGTGAAGCCCCCGGTCGCAGTGATGAACTGTCGTTCGCCGTGGCCCGCCTGCAAGCGCAACTCGATGAACTGCTCGCCGCCACACCCGGCGATCTGCAACCAGCCCTCGACTGGCTGACCGACACCCTCGGCCTGAACCTCGCCAGCGCCGAGCAACTGGTCGACTACCTGGCCCGAGCCCGCCTGACCCTCGGCGCCTTGCCGTCCCAGGACACACTGGTGATGGAGCGTTTTTTCGACGAGTCCGGCGGTACGCAACTGATCATCCACTCGCCATTCGGCAGCCGTATCAACCGCGCCTGGGGCCTGGCCCTGCGCAAGCGTTTCTGCCGCACCTTCAACTTCGAATTGCAGGCCGCCGCCAGCGAGGACGCCATCGTGCTGTCGCTGTCCACCAGCCATAGCTTCGAGCTGGAGGACGTCTGGCGTTACCTGCACAGCAACAGTGCCGAACACACCTTGATTCAAGCGGTGCTCGAGGCGCCGCTGTTCGGCGTGCGCTGGCGCTGGAACGCCGGGGTCGCCCTGGCACTGCCACGCTACAGCGGCGGTCGCAAAGTACCGCCGCAGATCCAGCGGATGAAAAGCGAAGACCTGATCGCCAGTGTGTTTCCCGATCAGATCGCCTGCGTGGAAAACCTCGCCGGTGAGCGCGAGATTCCGGACCATCCACTGGTGGAACAAACCCTCGACGATTGCCTGCACGAGGCCATGGACAGCGAAGGCTGGCTGGCGTTGTTGCGGCGCATGGAACAGGGCGATATCCGCCTGATCAGCCGCGACTTGCCAGCGCCCTCGCCGCTGGCGGCGGAAATCCTCAGCGCCCGCCCCTACACCTTCCTCGACGACGCGCCGCTGGAAGAGCGCCGTACTCAGGCGGTGCTCAACCGCCGCTGGAGCGATCCGCAGTCCACCGACGACCTCGGTGCGCTGGACGCCGAGGCGATTGCCGCGGTGCGCGACGAAGCCTGGCCAACGCCAACCGGCCTCGATGAAATGCATGAGGCCTTGATGAGCCTGGCGTGCATCACCGATGCCGAGGCCCAGGCCAACCCGAATTGGCTTGAGTGGCTCAATACCCTGGCCGACAGTGGCCGCGCCAGCCGTTTGCAGATCAATATCGGGCAATCATTGTGGTTGGCGCTGGAGCGACTGACTTGCCTGAAGGCGATTTATCCACAAGCCAAGTTGCTTTCACCGCTGGAGCCGTTGCCGGGTTTCGATGAAACCTGGGAGCCGGGCGAAGCGGTGCTGGAAGTGATCCGCGCGCGGCTCAGTGCGTTTGGCCCGCTGCCGCTGAAGGCGATTGCCGAACCGCTTGGATTACCGGCGACTCAAGTCACTCAGGCCCTGGCCCAACTGGAACGTGAAGGCTACGTGTTGCGCGGGCAATTCACCCCGCGCGAAGGTGAAGAAGAATGGTGCGAACGGCATTTGCTGGCGCGGATTCATCGCTACACGGTCAAACGGCTGCGACGGGAAATCGAGCCCGTGGCGTTGCAGGATTTCATGCGTTTCCTGTTCGACTGGCAGCATCTTTCCACCGCGAGCCGAGGCCAGGGCAGCGCAGTATTGCCGGCGATCATCAGCCAGTTCGAAGGCTACCCCGCCGCCGCTTCGGCGTGGGACAGCGATATTCTGCCGGCGCGGCTCAAAGACTATTCGGCGACCTGGCTGGATGAGTTGTGCCGCAGCGGCAAACTGGTCTGGACCCGCCTGACCGCACGCAACAAGAGCACCGGCACGGCATTGCGCAGCACGCCGATTCTGCTGCTGCCGCGTAGCCAGGTCGGGTTGTGGAGCAGCTTGACCGAGCAGACGCCGGTCAGCGAACTGTCGCCTAAAACACAAAAAGTCCACGAAGCGCTCAGCCAGCACGGCGCGCTGTTTTTCGATGAGCTGATCCACGAGGCCCATCTGCTGCGCTCGGAACTGGAAATCGCCTTGCAGGAACTGGTCGGTGCCGGACTGGTAAACGCCGACAGTTTCGCCGGGTTGCGGGCGCTGATCACCCCGGCCAGCAAACGCCAGAATCGCAGCAGCCGACGCGGGCGCGGCGCGTTTGTCGGCGGCATGGACGATGCCGGGCGCTGGGCCTTGCTGCGCCGCGGTGCTGCCGCGCCGGCTGTGGATAAGCCGGTTGTGGATAAACAACGCCCGACGTCCACGCCCACAGAAACCCTGGAACACATCGCCATGACCTTACTGCGCCGTTACGGCGTGGTGTTCTGGCGCTTGCTGGAGCGCGAGGCGGACTGGTTGCCGAGTTGGCGGGAATTGCTGCGCACGTTCCATCGGCTCGAGGCCCGGGGCGAGATTCGTGGCGGGCGGTTTGTCAGTGGTTTGGCCGGCGAACAGTTTGCCCTGCCCGAGGCGATCCCGTTGCTGCGCGAAGTCAGGCGGCGTCCCCATGACGGCAGTCTGATTGCGGTGTGCGGGGTCGATCCGCTGAACCTCGCCGGCACCCTGTTGCCGGGCGCGAAGGTACCGGCGCTGGCGAGCAATCGGCTGGTGTACCGCGACGGTTTGCCGGCCGCCGCCGAGATCGCCGGCAAGCAGCAGTTCTGGCTGGAGCTGGATCAGAAATCGACTACAGAAGTACGCAACACACTGATCCGCCACTCCCCCCTGTAG
- a CDS encoding MFS transporter, giving the protein MPIALLALTLSAFAIGTTEFVIVGLLPTIGADLGVSLPSAGLLVSLYALGVAVGAPVLTALTGKVPRKLLLLSLMVLFTLGNLLAWKAPGYESLIIARIVTGLAHGVFFSIGSIIATSLVPKEKAASAIAIMFTGLTVALVTGVPLGTFIGQHFGWRETFLAVSALGVIAFIGSLLFVPKNIAHSKPASLLQQLQVLKQPRLLLVYAMTAVGYGGSFIAFTFLAPILQDIAGFSASTVSLVLLVYGISVAVGNIWGGKLADKRGPINALKIIFALLAAVLFALTFTAANPWLALATVLVWGAVAFGNVPGLQVYVVRQAEHHTPNAVDVASGLNIAAFNLGIAGGAWGGGLIVAHMGLIHTAWIGGLVVLVALALTAWSGRLDRLGPVYAEPAEGSARIVVGH; this is encoded by the coding sequence ATGCCCATTGCCTTGCTCGCGCTGACCCTCAGCGCTTTCGCCATCGGGACGACGGAGTTCGTCATCGTTGGCCTGTTACCCACCATCGGCGCCGACCTCGGTGTCAGCCTGCCGTCTGCCGGTTTGCTGGTCAGCCTGTATGCGCTCGGGGTGGCCGTCGGCGCGCCGGTGCTGACCGCCCTCACCGGCAAAGTCCCACGCAAATTGCTGTTGTTGTCATTGATGGTGCTGTTCACCCTTGGCAACTTGTTGGCCTGGAAAGCACCGGGCTACGAGTCGCTGATCATTGCGCGGATCGTCACCGGTCTGGCCCACGGGGTGTTCTTCTCGATAGGCTCGATCATCGCCACCAGCCTGGTGCCGAAGGAAAAAGCCGCCAGCGCGATTGCCATCATGTTCACCGGCCTGACCGTGGCGCTGGTCACCGGCGTGCCCTTGGGGACGTTTATCGGTCAGCATTTCGGCTGGCGTGAAACCTTCCTCGCCGTGTCTGCGCTGGGTGTGATCGCCTTCATCGGCAGCCTGCTCTTCGTGCCGAAAAACATCGCCCACAGCAAACCGGCGTCGCTGTTGCAGCAGTTGCAGGTGCTCAAGCAACCGCGCTTGCTGTTGGTGTATGCCATGACGGCGGTCGGCTATGGCGGCTCGTTCATTGCTTTCACCTTTCTGGCGCCGATTCTTCAGGACATTGCAGGCTTCAGTGCCAGCACCGTCAGCCTGGTGCTGCTGGTGTATGGCATCTCGGTGGCCGTCGGCAACATCTGGGGCGGCAAGCTGGCGGACAAACGCGGCCCGATCAACGCCCTGAAAATCATCTTCGCCCTGCTCGCCGCCGTTCTGTTCGCGCTGACCTTCACCGCCGCCAATCCATGGCTGGCCCTGGCCACCGTGCTGGTCTGGGGCGCGGTAGCGTTCGGCAACGTGCCGGGCCTGCAGGTGTATGTGGTGCGGCAAGCCGAACATCACACCCCGAATGCGGTGGATGTGGCGTCGGGCCTGAACATTGCGGCGTTCAACCTCGGCATTGCCGGTGGCGCGTGGGGCGGTGGTTTGATCGTGGCGCACATGGGCCTGATCCATACCGCATGGATCGGCGGGCTGGTGGTGTTGGTGGCGTTGGCACTGACCGCCTGGAGTGGTCGTCTGGATCGGTTGGGGCCGGTGTATGCCGAGCCGGCTGAGGGTTCTGCCCGGATCGTCGTCGGGCACTGA
- a CDS encoding DUF72 domain-containing protein, with product MAAIHIGISGWRYTPWRGVFYPKGLTHKRELQFASRAVNSIEINGSFYALQRPERYAQWYAETPPGFVFSVKAPRFITHIKRLREIHKPLANFFASGVLELKEKLGPILWQFPPSFKFDPELFEHFLEQLPHDTEQAAALARQHEPRLNGHASMKAYGKKNLRHAVEIRHESFVDPAFVRLLKRYNTALVIADTAGKWPYREDLTSDFVYLRLHGAEELYASGYTSQALQRWGDRIEAWNHGEQPADPQLIAPRQKPKTRRSREVFCYFDNDIKVRAPFDARRLLERLHLDKDLVTAPGEPVAEGALP from the coding sequence ATGGCGGCGATTCATATCGGCATTTCAGGCTGGCGCTACACACCCTGGCGGGGAGTTTTCTACCCGAAGGGACTGACCCACAAACGCGAATTGCAATTCGCGTCGCGGGCGGTGAACAGCATCGAAATCAATGGATCGTTTTACGCCCTGCAACGGCCCGAACGTTACGCCCAGTGGTACGCCGAAACCCCGCCAGGCTTCGTGTTCAGCGTCAAGGCACCGCGTTTTATCACTCATATCAAACGCTTGCGGGAGATCCACAAACCCCTGGCGAATTTCTTCGCCTCCGGAGTGCTGGAACTCAAGGAAAAACTCGGCCCGATTCTCTGGCAGTTTCCGCCCAGCTTCAAATTCGACCCCGAGCTGTTCGAACACTTTCTTGAACAACTTCCCCACGACACTGAACAGGCCGCCGCCCTCGCCCGCCAGCATGAACCGCGCCTGAACGGTCACGCCAGCATGAAGGCCTACGGAAAAAAGAACCTGCGCCATGCCGTGGAAATTCGTCATGAAAGCTTCGTCGACCCTGCCTTCGTGCGCCTGCTCAAACGCTACAACACTGCGCTGGTGATTGCCGACACGGCCGGTAAATGGCCGTACCGCGAAGACCTCACCAGCGATTTCGTCTACCTGCGCCTGCACGGCGCCGAAGAGCTCTACGCCAGCGGCTACACCTCCCAGGCGCTGCAACGCTGGGGCGACCGGATAGAAGCCTGGAATCACGGCGAGCAACCGGCAGACCCGCAATTGATCGCGCCACGGCAAAAACCCAAGACTCGCAGATCCCGGGAAGTGTTCTGCTATTTCGATAACGACATCAAAGTCCGCGCGCCCTTCGATGCCCGCCGCCTGCTTGAGCGCTTGCATCTCGACAAAGACCTTGTCACTGCCCCCGGCGAGCCGGTTGCCGAAGGAGCGCTGCCATGA
- a CDS encoding endonuclease/exonuclease/phosphatase family protein gives MSIPEPVGGTDEQQSIINAVSRFTLLTVNTHKGFTALNRRFILPELREAVRSVSADVVFLQEVHGTHEHHPQRYSNWPAMPQYEFLADTLWPQFAYGRNAVYPAGDHGNALLSKFQIVRHDNLDVSISGHENRGILHCVLRMPGDGREVHAICVHLGLRESHRTAQLKLLTQRLEELPQDAPVVVAGDFNDWRLRADALLKPCGLREVFAELHGKPARSFPARWPALRLDRIYVRNLKASHPQVLAARPWSHLSDHAPLSVEIEL, from the coding sequence ATGAGCATCCCCGAACCGGTCGGCGGAACGGATGAACAGCAATCCATCATCAATGCCGTGAGCCGCTTCACCCTGCTGACGGTCAACACCCACAAGGGGTTCACCGCGCTCAACCGGCGCTTCATCCTGCCCGAATTGCGCGAAGCGGTGCGCAGCGTATCCGCCGATGTGGTGTTTTTGCAGGAGGTCCATGGCACCCACGAGCATCATCCCCAGCGTTACAGTAACTGGCCGGCAATGCCTCAATACGAATTCCTTGCCGATACCCTGTGGCCGCAATTCGCCTACGGACGCAACGCGGTCTACCCGGCGGGCGATCACGGCAATGCGCTGTTGTCGAAATTCCAGATCGTGCGTCACGACAATCTTGACGTGTCCATCAGTGGCCACGAGAACCGCGGGATCCTGCATTGCGTGCTGCGCATGCCCGGCGATGGTCGAGAAGTGCATGCCATTTGCGTCCATCTGGGGTTGCGCGAAAGCCACCGCACGGCACAACTCAAGCTGCTGACCCAGCGTCTGGAAGAACTACCGCAGGATGCCCCGGTGGTCGTCGCCGGCGACTTCAACGACTGGCGCCTGCGCGCCGATGCGCTGCTCAAGCCTTGCGGCTTGCGTGAAGTCTTCGCCGAGCTGCATGGCAAACCGGCGCGCAGTTTCCCGGCGCGTTGGCCGGCGTTGCGCCTGGACCGTATCTACGTGCGCAACCTCAAGGCCAGTCATCCGCAAGTGCTGGCGGCGCGGCCCTGGTCACACCTTTCCGACCATGCGCCACTGTCGGTGGAGATCGAGCTATGA